ATTATATGCAAGCAATATGTATCTTGGTACAAGTTCAAATAATGGATTTGTGTTAAAGCGAGATACCACAAGTTATTATGGTCTAGGTAATTATAACGTAGAAACCGTTAATGGTAAAACAGCATACTTATTTGGACTTAAAGAGTGGGATAAATATAAATTTAACGGAGTATATGAGATTATTATATCAGATACTCAAAGCAATAAATTGAAGGTTCTTGTACATAAATTTGGTGATGAAGTTGATGAATTAATAAGCATTTCATATTAACAAATAAAAAGAGGTGAGGGTTAATGAAGTTTGATCCAAAGTTTAAAAAATTTATCATAGGAGTCGGGATTTTCTCATTTGTAGGTTTTGGATATATGCTTTATTTTGATAATAGTTTTATTTCTAAATTTCCATATAAATATAGTAAAATTGTAGAAAAATCTAATGAAGTAACTAAAATGCAATCAGAAATCAATTTGTTAAAACAAAGGGTGGACGATTTAAAAAACAATATAAAATTAGAAACAGACAATTTGAATAATCAACCTCAATTGCAATCTGATGAAAAAAACGATCTTCTAATTCAAATCCCAAGAAGTGTAGACTATGCTTCACTATTACTATTTATAGAAGAACAGGCACTTTTAAATGATGTTGTGATCTCAAAACTTGATTTAAATAAACAAGTAAGTCAAAGCAATATTCAAGAACATCCTGTGAATGAAGAAATTTTACTGTCGGAAGAACATCAAATAAATAACACTGAAAATAAAATAAATAAAGAGCAAGAAGATGGCCAAGTTAACGATTTAGGAACAGAGCAGCCTAATGATCCCATTAGCAATAATCCATTAGATCAACATGGAATACAGCAAAAAAGGATTAAGTTAATTGTAATGGGTGATTATTTAAAGGTTGAGAAATTCGTTAAAAGTTTAAATATAGATATTGGAAACTTTAATTATATAGATAGTTTAATAATGAAAAGAGGGAATAGTGAAGTTATAGATTGGAATAACCTTCAAGTAGAAATCAAGCAATCTCAAAATGAAAGTGACTCTATGCAGGACGAGTTAATACAAAATGAAAGTAATAATGGAAATCCTATTGTTAAAAATATTATTGCAGATTTAAATATTGTTCTTAATTACAAAGAAAATTAGCAGATTGGAGGTTAACGAAAATGAAAAAGTTTAATTTTAAAAAAAATAAGAATAATGAATTTCAAGAACAAGTTCAAAATGAAAATTGTAATATTTCCAAGGATAAAATTATCGGTGTCAATAATGATTTACAAATTAAAGATTCTAACGAAGGGTGTTTATCTTTAAGTAGCGAGGATAGGGAGGAAAAAAAGAGGTCTAAGTCATCATCTGTATTGACACTTATAGTTTCAGGAATGCTTGTAATGGGTGTCGCAATGTATGGTTCATGTTATTACACTGCAAATAAAGATCAGGTTCTTTCATGGTTTAATCAAGATAAGTTCCAAAAAATAGACCACCAAAAAGAAAAGCCTCCTATAGACACGCATTATCCAATACATGATGATAGTGTAGATGATAATATGACGAATACGGATAAACAAATTCCACAAGAAAATGAATACGATACATCTAAACCTGATGATATCTTTGAAGAAATTGAGGATGTAAAAGATAATTTTGTTGGAAGAAAAGATTATGTCTATTCAAAGGATAATGTAGAACTTGCCAAAAAGTATAAACTTTATAAGGTAAATAAATCTAATCCTTTTTCAGAAATTTATACGCAAGAAGGCTACGATTATGAAAAATCCACTATTCTTCCAAATGAGAATATTACTAACGAATAGTTCTACAAGGAGGTGAAACTATGAAGAAATTTTTAACATGTATATTAATAGGATTAATAATATTTTCAAGCATTATACCAGTTTTTGCAGAAGATGTTACTAATCAACCTCTCAACACCTACACAGTAGAATATAAGCATATGATAACGAATAAATCAGATAAAACAATGAATATCGAAGTAGAACTAATGTCGCTACTTAATGATACAGCATCTTATTATTCATTACTAAAAGAGACTACAGTAAAAGGTTCTCACGTATATAAAGGGCAACACTCTGCATTTACTTATATATTTAAAAATGTAAATCCGAAACAAGAAACTACTTTAGAAAAAGAATATACAGTTAAACTTCTGCCAATTGATTATGCAGTAAACTCAAAGGATATTGAGAAAGGTGAATTGAAAGGATACAATATGTATTTAAATGAAGAACAATATATTTTAACCAATGATAAATTAATCAAACAAAAGGCTAAAGAAATAGTTGGAAATGAAGAAAACCCCTATAAAAAAGCAGAATTGATTTATAAGTATATTGTTAAAAATATGAAGTATAATAAAAAATCTCCAATTAATAATTCTGGATCATATAGTGCAATTCGAGATGTTTTAAGAGGAACTGAAAAGCAGTTAAATGAAGATATAAAAAAAGGATTAGTTTATAATGAAAAGACACAAAAATATGAGGAAAAAACTTTTAATCAACAGCAAGGTGGAATTTGCTTTGAGTATGCTACTTTGTTTGCAGCAATGCTTAGGTCAGAGGGTATTCCTGCTAGAGTACCAGTAGGTTTTGTGGTAACAAGTGATGAAGTTGTGAAACTTAAAAAAGTTGGATCTATTGATATAAGTGAAAATGCCCATGCTTGGGTTGAATTTTATATTGAACCTTATGGTTGGGTAATTGCAGATCCCACAATAACGGGAATTACAAATTCTACTCCTGATAATATAATTCTTCAAAACTTTGGAAAAACAAATAACTTTTATATAAAACAAGGATATTCTTATCCTTCTATGCAACACAAGGTTCCAGACAATGTAATCTATAATCATGAAGTAATATTAAAAGTGTATCAAGGAAATCAGCGTACGAATCAAGACAATGGATCAAATGTTGATATTGATGAAAATATGGATGATGATACTCAATCAAGAGAAGATGAAGAATATCCTTCTAATCAGGAGGTAATACAAGATGTGGATCTTTCAAAAGCGAAATTTCGGATTCTTAATAGAAAAAAAATCATGAATAATTATTATGAAAAAGTCCAAAGTACTCTCGACAAGGAAGGAATTTTATCATATATAGACAGTAATATAGTAAATAATGTTCAAATGACAAGGGGAGAGTCTGCTGCTATTATGTACGCAATTACAGAAGGAAAAGGAAAGTATAATGAAATAAAGTGGAAGGATATAGAGGGTCATTGGTCGGAGGACATGGCCAAAGAGTTATCAAAGCATAGAATTTTAATAGGATATAAGGACAATACCGTCAAACCTGATAAATATGTTAGTGAGGGAGATATTCAAATATTGGTTAAAAGGATATTTAATGAGAATATTTCACAGCCTATTTCTACATTGGTTAAGAATT
This Alkaliphilus sp. B6464 DNA region includes the following protein-coding sequences:
- a CDS encoding transglutaminase-like domain-containing protein, with product MKKFLTCILIGLIIFSSIIPVFAEDVTNQPLNTYTVEYKHMITNKSDKTMNIEVELMSLLNDTASYYSLLKETTVKGSHVYKGQHSAFTYIFKNVNPKQETTLEKEYTVKLLPIDYAVNSKDIEKGELKGYNMYLNEEQYILTNDKLIKQKAKEIVGNEENPYKKAELIYKYIVKNMKYNKKSPINNSGSYSAIRDVLRGTEKQLNEDIKKGLVYNEKTQKYEEKTFNQQQGGICFEYATLFAAMLRSEGIPARVPVGFVVTSDEVVKLKKVGSIDISENAHAWVEFYIEPYGWVIADPTITGITNSTPDNIILQNFGKTNNFYIKQGYSYPSMQHKVPDNVIYNHEVILKVYQGNQRTNQDNGSNVDIDENMDDDTQSREDEEYPSNQEVIQDVDLSKAKFRILNRKKIMNNYYEKVQSTLDKEGILSYIDSNIVNNVQMTRGESAAIMYAITEGKGKYNEIKWKDIEGHWSEDMAKELSKHRILIGYKDNTVKPDKYVSEGDIQILVKRIFNENISQPISTLVKNFIQLLKTLI